The following proteins are co-located in the Streptomyces sp. NBC_01198 genome:
- a CDS encoding ATP-binding cassette domain-containing protein has product MVHVSATPVLALRGVSKRFGAVQALTDVELEVHAGEVVALVGDNGAGKSTLVKTIAGVHPVDEGIIEWEGRPVHINRPQDAQGLGIATVYQDLALCDNLDVVGNLYLGRELLRYGSLDEVSMEKRSRELLNTLSIRIPSVRIPIASLSGGQRQVVAIARALIGDPKVVILDEPTAALGVEQTAQVLDLVERLRERRLGVILISHNMADVTAVADTVHVLRLGKNNGAFPVQGTTNEQIIAAITGATDNAVTRRLARNAEATQ; this is encoded by the coding sequence ATGGTTCACGTGTCCGCTACGCCCGTGCTGGCGTTGCGCGGAGTCTCCAAGCGATTCGGTGCGGTCCAGGCCCTCACCGATGTCGAGCTGGAGGTCCACGCCGGAGAGGTTGTCGCCCTTGTGGGTGACAACGGAGCCGGTAAGTCGACTCTGGTCAAGACGATCGCGGGCGTTCACCCCGTCGACGAGGGCATTATCGAGTGGGAAGGGCGGCCGGTGCACATCAACCGGCCGCAGGACGCCCAGGGTCTCGGTATCGCCACGGTCTACCAGGACCTCGCGCTGTGCGACAACCTCGATGTTGTCGGTAATCTCTACCTCGGCCGGGAGCTGCTGCGTTACGGCAGTCTCGACGAGGTCTCGATGGAAAAGCGCTCCCGCGAACTTCTGAACACGCTGTCGATCCGCATTCCCAGCGTCAGAATACCGATCGCCAGCCTCTCCGGCGGTCAGCGACAGGTGGTGGCCATCGCCCGCGCACTGATCGGTGACCCCAAGGTCGTCATCCTCGACGAGCCGACCGCCGCCCTCGGCGTCGAGCAGACCGCCCAGGTGCTCGACCTGGTCGAGCGGCTGCGCGAGCGCCGGCTCGGCGTGATCCTGATCAGCCACAACATGGCCGACGTCACGGCCGTCGCGGACACCGTCCACGTGCTGCGCCTCGGCAAGAACAACGGTGCGTTCCCGGTCCAGGGCACCACCAACGAACAGATCATCGCTGCGATCACCGGTGCCACGGACAACGCCGTGACCCGCCGGCTGGCGCGCAACGCGGAGGCGACCCAGTGA
- a CDS encoding sugar ABC transporter permease, whose product MHQRRDEVPPPAVATVDPRLLVREEGFKGYLTEFKRKLKGGELGSLPVIIALIIIWTIFQLKDSLFLSSANMVNISYFMAGTGMLAVGLVFVLLLGEIDLSVASVSGLASAVFASLSVTHGLNAWVAVVLTVLTGIAIGAIHGFFFAKIGVPAFVVTLAGFLGWTGLMQWLLRGTGSLTIQDKGLLHILGQRSFFMNQSIAGAYILATLGVAALLIGSLVDQGRRRSAGVPYRPTSEILVRTIALAVVAYVAAYVLNKSAGVPNALVIFLATLVICDFVLRRTTFGRKVFAVGGSIEAARRAGINVAMIRIVVFAISGGFAAIGGLFLAGQTYTATLQAGTGNLLMLAIAAAVIGGTSLFGGRGNVWSALLGMLVIQSIQTGLDLLNMDQSIQYMITGAVLLAAVVVDSVSRRTQRSSGRA is encoded by the coding sequence ATGCACCAGCGGCGTGACGAGGTGCCGCCGCCGGCCGTTGCCACGGTCGACCCACGGCTGCTGGTCCGTGAGGAGGGCTTCAAGGGCTACCTCACCGAGTTCAAGCGCAAGCTCAAGGGCGGCGAGCTCGGCTCGCTGCCGGTCATCATCGCGCTGATCATCATCTGGACCATCTTCCAGCTCAAGGACAGCCTGTTCCTGAGCTCGGCGAACATGGTCAACATCAGCTACTTCATGGCCGGGACCGGCATGCTCGCCGTCGGCCTGGTCTTCGTGCTGCTGCTCGGCGAGATCGACCTGTCGGTCGCCTCGGTCAGCGGCCTGGCCTCCGCGGTGTTCGCCAGCCTCAGCGTCACGCACGGGCTGAACGCCTGGGTCGCGGTCGTGCTGACCGTGCTCACCGGTATAGCCATCGGCGCGATCCACGGCTTCTTCTTCGCCAAGATCGGCGTCCCCGCGTTCGTCGTCACCCTGGCGGGCTTCCTGGGCTGGACCGGTCTGATGCAGTGGCTGCTGCGCGGCACCGGCAGCCTCACGATCCAGGACAAGGGCCTGCTGCACATCCTGGGCCAGCGCTCCTTCTTCATGAACCAGAGCATCGCCGGCGCGTACATCCTGGCCACCTTGGGTGTCGCCGCGCTGCTGATCGGCTCGCTGGTCGACCAGGGCCGCCGCCGGTCCGCCGGTGTGCCCTACCGGCCCACCAGCGAGATCCTGGTGCGCACCATCGCGCTGGCCGTGGTGGCCTACGTGGCCGCGTACGTGCTCAACAAGTCCGCCGGTGTGCCCAACGCGCTGGTGATCTTCCTGGCCACCCTGGTGATCTGCGACTTCGTGCTGCGCCGTACCACCTTCGGCCGCAAGGTCTTCGCGGTCGGCGGCAGCATCGAGGCCGCCCGCCGTGCCGGTATCAACGTCGCCATGATCCGTATCGTGGTCTTCGCGATCTCCGGCGGCTTCGCGGCCATCGGCGGCCTGTTCCTGGCCGGCCAGACCTACACCGCGACCCTGCAGGCCGGTACCGGCAACCTGCTGATGCTCGCCATCGCCGCCGCCGTCATCGGCGGTACGAGCCTGTTCGGCGGTCGCGGCAACGTCTGGTCTGCCCTGCTCGGCATGCTGGTCATCCAGTCCATCCAGACCGGTCTCGACCTGCTCAACATGGACCAGTCGATCCAGTACATGATCACCGGTGCGGTTCTGCTCGCTGCCGTCGTCGTCGACTCCGTGTCGCGCCGCACGCAGCGCTCCTCCGGCCGGGCGTAA
- the dxs gene encoding 1-deoxy-D-xylulose-5-phosphate synthase, with amino-acid sequence MAVLTRINGPRDLDRLDPQQLVELAGEIRTFLVEAVAKTGGHLGPNLGVVELTIALHRVFHSPADRILFDTGHQAYVHKLLTGRQDFSRLKATGGLSGYPSRAESEHDVIENSHASTVLGWADGLAKANELRGRDDHVVAVIGDGALTGGMAWEALNNIAAAKDRPLVIVVNDNEWSYSPTIGGLANHLATLRTTDGYEQFLARTKEVLERTPLIGRPLYETLHGAKKGLKDFITPQGMFEDLGLKYVGPIDGHDIEAVESALQRARRFGGPVIVHCITEKGRGYTPALRDETDRFHGIGPIHPDTGLPIAAAGADWTSVFGDEMLELGRERSDIVAITAAMLHPVGLTKFAAAFPDRVYDVGIAEQHGAVSAAGLATGGLHPVFAVYATFLNRAFDQVLMDVALHKCGVTFVLDRAGITGSDGPSHNGMWDMSILQVVPGLRMAAPRDADQVRAQLREAVEVEDAPTVVRYSKGAVGPAVAAVGRIGGMDVLREPAGDGQPDVLLVSVGALAPMCLEIAALLDAQGITSTVVDPRWVKPVDEALPGLAAKHRLVVTVEDNLRVGGVGSTIAQALRDAEVDVPLRDFGIPSQFLAQGSRKDVMAAIGLTAPDIARQVTGVVATIDGRFADEAADVAAGGGAGATAGLAQD; translated from the coding sequence GTGGCTGTGCTGACCCGTATCAACGGACCCCGCGACCTCGATCGGCTCGACCCGCAGCAGCTCGTGGAGCTGGCCGGCGAGATCCGCACCTTCCTGGTGGAAGCGGTCGCCAAGACCGGCGGTCATCTCGGCCCGAACCTGGGCGTGGTGGAGCTGACCATCGCACTGCACCGGGTCTTCCACTCGCCCGCCGACCGCATCCTGTTCGACACCGGCCACCAGGCCTACGTGCACAAGCTGCTGACCGGCCGCCAGGACTTCTCCCGGCTCAAGGCCACGGGGGGCCTGTCCGGTTACCCCTCGCGCGCCGAGTCCGAGCACGACGTCATCGAGAACAGCCACGCCTCGACCGTGCTGGGCTGGGCCGACGGCCTGGCCAAGGCCAACGAGCTGCGCGGCCGCGACGACCACGTCGTCGCCGTCATCGGCGACGGAGCCCTCACCGGCGGCATGGCCTGGGAGGCGCTGAACAACATCGCCGCCGCCAAGGACCGCCCGCTGGTGATCGTGGTCAACGACAACGAGTGGTCGTACTCGCCGACCATCGGCGGCCTCGCCAACCACCTGGCGACCCTGCGCACCACCGACGGCTACGAGCAGTTCCTGGCCCGCACCAAGGAGGTGCTGGAGCGCACCCCGCTCATCGGCCGCCCGCTCTACGAGACGCTGCACGGCGCCAAGAAGGGCCTCAAGGACTTCATCACCCCGCAGGGGATGTTCGAGGACCTGGGCCTGAAGTACGTCGGCCCGATCGACGGCCACGACATCGAGGCCGTGGAGTCCGCGCTGCAGCGCGCCCGGCGCTTCGGCGGGCCGGTCATCGTGCACTGCATCACCGAGAAGGGCCGCGGCTACACCCCGGCCCTGCGCGACGAGACCGACCGCTTCCACGGCATCGGCCCGATCCACCCCGACACCGGGCTGCCGATCGCGGCGGCCGGCGCCGACTGGACCTCGGTCTTCGGCGACGAGATGCTGGAGCTGGGCAGGGAGCGGTCCGACATCGTGGCCATCACCGCCGCGATGCTGCACCCGGTGGGCCTGACCAAATTCGCCGCCGCCTTCCCCGACCGGGTCTACGACGTCGGCATCGCCGAGCAGCACGGCGCCGTCTCGGCGGCGGGCCTGGCCACCGGCGGCCTGCACCCGGTCTTCGCGGTCTACGCCACCTTCCTCAACCGGGCCTTCGACCAGGTGCTGATGGACGTGGCCCTGCACAAGTGCGGTGTCACCTTCGTCCTGGACCGGGCGGGTATCACCGGCAGTGACGGGCCGAGCCACAACGGCATGTGGGACATGTCGATCCTGCAGGTCGTCCCGGGCCTGCGGATGGCCGCCCCGCGCGACGCCGACCAGGTCAGGGCCCAGCTTCGGGAGGCCGTCGAGGTCGAGGACGCCCCCACCGTGGTGCGCTACTCCAAGGGCGCGGTCGGCCCCGCGGTCGCCGCGGTCGGCCGGATCGGCGGCATGGACGTGCTGCGCGAGCCGGCCGGCGACGGGCAGCCGGACGTGCTGCTGGTGTCGGTGGGCGCGCTGGCCCCGATGTGCCTGGAGATCGCCGCGCTGCTCGACGCCCAGGGCATCACCAGCACCGTGGTCGACCCGCGCTGGGTCAAGCCGGTGGACGAGGCGTTGCCGGGGCTGGCCGCCAAGCACCGCCTGGTGGTCACCGTCGAGGACAACCTCAGGGTCGGCGGTGTCGGCTCGACCATCGCCCAGGCGCTGCGCGACGCCGAGGTGGACGTTCCGCTGCGCGACTTCGGCATCCCCTCGCAGTTCCTCGCGCAGGGCTCCCGCAAGGACGTGATGGCCGCGATCGGCCTGACGGCGCCGGACATCGCCCGCCAGGTCACCGGCGTGGTCGCCACCATCGACGGCCGGTTCGCCGACGAGGCGGCCGATGTGGCGGCCGGCGGCGGCGCCGGCGCCACCGCCGGGCTCGCCCAGGACTGA
- a CDS encoding peptidoglycan-binding protein, whose amino-acid sequence MSMPLFDDVDPPPACGCEGCARQRLADSMARETCATTSTGATRMLVVAAAAGTALGGTAATVTAAPRPAAVTGYATGRGTLAAPGTATAATPLRLTRAQILQRARAWVAAAVPYSMTAHWKDGYRQDCSGFVSMAWGLGVSAWTGNLDDYAVRITRAQLRPGDMLLFHNTADPQKGSHAVIFAGWTDDARTRYTAYEQTAPRARVRTTPYAYWAHSAGYVPYRYRHLTSGAGGAKTGDATGYPGRAAFGPGRSGGAVTRLGTLLVGRGAGAHYRIGPGPVWSGSDRRATAAFQRAQGWTGADADGLPGPTTWAYLVRHQGHDVPGSAPRTGEAAAGVPVYPGAGAFRPGRSNDSVLALGRRLVAKGFGAGYRPSRNWHEADRRKVEAFQRAQGWSGRRADGYPGPEMWRRLFS is encoded by the coding sequence ATGTCGATGCCGCTGTTCGACGACGTCGACCCGCCGCCCGCGTGCGGCTGCGAGGGCTGCGCCCGGCAGCGCCTCGCCGACTCCATGGCCCGCGAGACCTGCGCCACCACCAGCACCGGCGCCACCAGGATGCTGGTGGTGGCCGCCGCCGCGGGCACCGCGCTCGGCGGCACCGCCGCCACCGTCACGGCGGCGCCCCGCCCCGCCGCGGTCACCGGCTACGCCACCGGCCGCGGCACCCTGGCCGCGCCGGGCACCGCCACCGCGGCCACCCCGCTGCGGCTGACCCGCGCCCAGATCCTGCAACGGGCCAGGGCCTGGGTGGCGGCCGCGGTGCCGTACAGCATGACCGCGCACTGGAAGGACGGTTACCGGCAGGACTGCTCCGGCTTCGTCTCCATGGCCTGGGGGCTCGGCGTCAGCGCCTGGACCGGCAACCTCGACGACTACGCGGTACGCATCACCCGCGCCCAGCTGCGGCCCGGTGACATGCTGCTCTTCCACAACACGGCCGACCCGCAGAAGGGTTCGCACGCCGTGATCTTCGCGGGCTGGACGGACGACGCCCGCACCCGCTACACCGCCTACGAGCAGACCGCCCCGCGGGCCAGGGTCAGGACGACGCCGTACGCCTACTGGGCCCACTCCGCCGGATACGTCCCCTACCGCTACCGGCACCTGACGTCCGGCGCCGGCGGCGCCAAGACGGGCGACGCCACCGGCTACCCCGGCCGGGCCGCCTTCGGGCCGGGCCGCTCGGGCGGCGCCGTCACCCGTCTGGGCACGCTGCTGGTCGGCCGCGGCGCCGGCGCCCACTACCGGATCGGCCCGGGCCCGGTGTGGAGCGGGTCAGACCGCAGGGCCACCGCCGCCTTCCAGCGCGCCCAGGGCTGGACCGGCGCCGACGCCGACGGCCTGCCGGGTCCCACCACGTGGGCGTACCTGGTCAGGCACCAGGGCCACGACGTGCCCGGCAGCGCCCCGCGCACCGGTGAGGCCGCGGCCGGCGTCCCGGTCTACCCCGGGGCCGGCGCGTTCCGGCCCGGGCGCAGCAACGACAGCGTCCTGGCGCTCGGCCGCCGGCTGGTCGCCAAGGGCTTCGGCGCGGGCTACCGCCCCAGCCGCAACTGGCACGAGGCCGACCGGCGCAAGGTCGAGGCCTTCCAGCGGGCCCAAGGCTGGTCGGGCCGCCGCGCCGACGGATATCCCGGACCCGAGATGTGGAGGCGACTGTTCTCGTGA
- a CDS encoding DsbA family protein — translation MTESKGPDTPGGSAAPKKKRKTLFDRLRPYAIGVTAMAVVFGVSAVIGAHVRGNKDTKVSEPSGAVVAAQPPTSPPPDGASPSPTPSAGPKLGIPVHPTVPVTVTVYEDLRSPDSKAFHEEYEATFQQLLTTGQVQFQYRLVTASDQQYGGTGALVAANAAACAQDQSRFTAFVGELWKHQPTDPRNDALASEKLMKKLAAKAGKIKTASFDPCIEQLDHEGWVDESQRDFASSANGSVPVVEINGAVVKNVHSSLTPAKLRDQVLKEAKRVIALQATPTETPALAG, via the coding sequence ATGACGGAGTCCAAGGGACCCGACACTCCGGGCGGTTCGGCGGCCCCGAAGAAGAAGCGCAAGACCCTTTTCGACCGGCTGCGCCCGTACGCGATCGGCGTGACGGCGATGGCGGTGGTCTTCGGCGTGTCCGCGGTGATCGGCGCGCATGTGCGCGGCAACAAGGACACCAAGGTCTCCGAGCCCAGTGGCGCGGTGGTCGCGGCCCAGCCGCCGACGTCCCCGCCGCCGGACGGCGCGTCGCCCAGCCCCACCCCCTCCGCGGGCCCCAAGCTCGGCATCCCGGTGCACCCGACGGTCCCGGTGACCGTCACGGTCTACGAGGACCTGCGCAGCCCGGACTCCAAGGCGTTCCACGAGGAGTACGAGGCGACCTTCCAGCAGCTGCTGACCACCGGCCAGGTGCAGTTCCAGTACCGCCTGGTGACCGCGTCGGACCAGCAGTACGGCGGCACCGGCGCCCTGGTGGCGGCGAACGCCGCGGCCTGCGCGCAGGACCAGAGCCGCTTCACCGCCTTCGTCGGCGAGCTGTGGAAGCACCAGCCCACCGACCCCAGGAACGACGCGCTGGCCAGCGAGAAGCTGATGAAGAAGCTGGCCGCCAAGGCCGGCAAGATCAAGACCGCCAGCTTCGACCCGTGCATCGAGCAGCTCGACCACGAGGGCTGGGTGGACGAGTCGCAGCGCGACTTCGCCTCCTCGGCCAACGGCTCGGTGCCCGTCGTGGAGATCAACGGGGCCGTCGTGAAGAACGTGCACTCCTCGCTGACCCCGGCGAAGCTGCGCGACCAGGTGCTCAAGGAGGCCAAGCGGGTCATCGCGCTGCAGGCCACCCCGACCGAGACGCCCGCGCTGGCCGGCTGA
- a CDS encoding sugar ABC transporter substrate-binding protein: protein MNAMTRRIVVGTAAVSIALTMAACGKAGGDDKGSSGGSKDNKSIGLLLPENATTRYEKFDKPLIEAKIKELCADCNVQYDNAAGDPAKQAQQVSSMIARGVKVLILDAQDSTGIKSSVQAAVDKGIKVVAYDRLAEGPISAYVSYDNEKIGELQGQALLDAMGPKATPQANVVMINGDPADPNAAMFKAGAHKVLDGKVKIAYEQSGLWKDTVAAQKMSAAITQLGKNNIAGVYSANDGMAGGIATSLKGQNINPPLTGQDAELAGVQRLLAGTQTSTIYKPYKPEADATAEIAVDLLNGKDFKSVADTTAKQLGGGVIPSKLLPAFSVTKANIKDTVVKDGLYTKDQICTADFASACAAAGIS, encoded by the coding sequence ATGAACGCAATGACGCGTCGAATCGTCGTCGGGACGGCTGCGGTTTCGATCGCGCTCACCATGGCCGCCTGTGGTAAGGCCGGTGGTGACGACAAGGGGTCCAGCGGTGGCAGCAAGGACAACAAGTCCATCGGCCTGCTGCTGCCGGAGAACGCGACCACCCGGTACGAGAAGTTCGACAAGCCGCTGATCGAGGCCAAGATCAAGGAGCTGTGCGCGGACTGCAACGTGCAGTACGACAACGCCGCCGGTGACCCGGCCAAGCAGGCGCAGCAGGTCAGCAGCATGATCGCCCGGGGCGTGAAGGTCCTCATCCTGGACGCCCAGGACTCGACCGGCATCAAGTCCTCCGTCCAGGCCGCTGTCGACAAGGGCATCAAGGTCGTCGCCTACGACCGCCTCGCCGAGGGTCCGATCTCCGCGTACGTCAGCTACGACAACGAGAAGATCGGCGAGCTCCAGGGCCAGGCCCTGCTCGACGCCATGGGCCCGAAGGCCACGCCGCAGGCTAACGTTGTCATGATCAACGGTGACCCGGCCGACCCGAACGCCGCGATGTTCAAGGCCGGCGCCCACAAGGTGCTGGACGGCAAGGTGAAGATCGCCTACGAGCAGTCCGGTCTGTGGAAGGACACCGTCGCCGCGCAGAAGATGTCCGCCGCGATCACCCAGCTCGGCAAGAACAACATCGCCGGCGTCTACTCGGCCAACGACGGTATGGCCGGTGGTATCGCGACCTCCCTCAAGGGCCAGAACATCAACCCGCCGCTGACCGGTCAGGACGCGGAGCTCGCGGGTGTGCAGCGGCTGCTGGCCGGCACCCAGACCAGCACGATCTACAAGCCCTACAAGCCCGAGGCTGACGCCACCGCGGAGATCGCGGTCGACCTGCTCAACGGCAAGGACTTCAAGAGCGTGGCCGACACCACCGCCAAGCAGCTCGGCGGCGGCGTGATCCCGTCCAAGCTGCTGCCCGCCTTCTCGGTGACCAAGGCGAACATCAAGGACACGGTCGTCAAGGACGGTCTGTACACCAAGGACCAGATCTGCACCGCGGACTTCGCCTCGGCCTGCGCCGCCGCCGGCATCTCCTAG